The following are from one region of the Lytechinus pictus isolate F3 Inbred chromosome 4, Lp3.0, whole genome shotgun sequence genome:
- the LOC129258591 gene encoding cytochrome P450 1A1-like, which produces MDPILPDGVVSLLTDSVSVTTCLVLIFSAFVITWYWINRKTESGNFKGRPLPGPWGIPVFGNLFSFDQRNPHLSLMKLAKVYGNICKIRLGSKPVLVLNGRKAIYNAFAKQAVVFSGRPNLFNFKAINRATSYGPTVSFTTYSEEWKDHRRIVERTLHKFSTGGQVSFLEKVTQREVEELIRYLTVSKHETTADIPCLIRISFSNIMLWFMFKKRAAYNDKKYIEFMSFFDEFMKETGSGKLIDYLPWLRFLPFKPSTLFLEALKRFNQGTRGLINEQHELYDQKSVKYLMEEVQTTHQDTADNDFKCMDISGPQALQNAFELFGAGYTSTGTIMEWAMVYMALFPQDQSDIQREIDSVLGRDRLPSMDDVDKLPLTQSCILEVLRIRGDGPLTIPHSTTKDNILDGFFVPKDMLVFLNLHSAHHDSEVWDKPDVFNPRRFLSQDGTLDKEKANLLIAFGLGRRQCIGSSLGRLALFIYFTTFLQKLRFTRRKDEEVNVCYVYGLNSRPLNFNVHIETR; this is translated from the coding sequence ATGGATCCCATTCTGCCTGATGGTGTAGTTAGCCTCCTCACTGATTCTGTCTCAGTTACAACATGTCTTGTGCTGATCTTCTCAGCCTTTGTCATTACTTGGTATTGGATCAATAGAAAAACAGAGAGTGGCAACTTTAAAGGGCGTCCGTTGCCTGGACCCTGGGGCATCCCTGTCTTTGGGAACTTGTTCTCTTTCGACCAAAGAAATCCACACCTATCCTTGATGAAACTGGCCAAAGTCTACGGAAACATTTGTAAGATTCGGTTGGGTAGCAAGCCAGTACTTGTCTTGAACGGACGAAAGGCGATTTATAATGCATTTGCAAAACAAGCAGTCGTATTTTCTGGTCGCCCTAACCtgtttaattttaaagctaTTAATAGAGCTACCAGCTATGGGCCGACCGTCAGTTTTACGACATACAGCGAGGAGTGGAAAGACCATCGGAGAATTGTAGAAAGAACCCTCCACAAGTTTAGTACAGGAGGTCAGGTATCTTTCCTCGAAAAGGTCACGCAAAGAGAGGTTGAAGAGCTGATCAGGTACCTGACAGTTTCTAAACATGAGACAACTGCAGACATTCCATGTCTAATTCGTATATCTTTCAGTAATATCATGCTTTGGTTTATGTTTAAAAAGCGTGCTGCTTACAACGACAAGAAGTATATAGAATTTATGagtttttttgatgaattcatgAAGGAAACCGGAAGTGGAAAACTCATAGACTATCTCCCTTGGCTTAGATTTCTTCCTTTCAAACCATCCACATTATTTTTAGAAGCGTTGAAGAGGTTCAACCAAGGCACACGTGGACTCATCAATGAACAGCATGAACTATATGATCAGAAATCAGTTAAGTATCTTATGGAGGAAGTACAAACCACCCACCAGGATACTGCCGATAACGATTTTAAATGCATGGATATTTCGGGACCACAAGCTCTTCAGAATGCGTTCGAATTATTTGGAGCAGGATATACATCTACAGGGACAATCATGGAGTGGGCCATGGTTTACATGGCTCTGTTCCCTCAAGATCAATCTGATATTCAACGCGAGATAGATAGCGTATTAGGTCGTGACCGTTTGCCAAGCATGGACGACGTTGACAAGCTTCCATTGACGCAGTCCTGTATTCTTGAAGTTTTGAGGATCCGAGGAGATGGACCTTTGACCATTCCTCATAGCACGACCAAGGATAATATTCTTGATGGCTTCTTTGTTCCTAAGGACATGTTAGTTTTTCTTAATCTTCATTCAGCTCATCATGACTCGGAGGTTTGGGACAAGCCAGACGTATTTAACCCTCGGCGGTTCCTGTCGCAGGATGGAACATTGGACAAGGAGAAAGCGAATCTTTTGATAGCTTTCGGCCTAGGTCGGAGACAGTGTATTGGATCAAGTTTGGGACGACTGGCTCTGTTTATATATTTCACGACGTTCTTACAGAAATTAAGATTTACTCGACGTAAAGATGAAGAAGTCAATGTGTGTTATGTGTACGGGCTCAACTCACGCCCGTTGAATTTCAACGTACACATCGAAACCCGATAG
- the LOC129259204 gene encoding 5'-nucleotidase domain-containing protein 1-like has protein sequence MPGCVVCARLVDIIDKQAGKRQEEYTFWPDVLECFGHVYQRENFADDIGGYFPTYKADPLRYVEPCSDAVKGWFKKLKDAGKVTFLLTSSHVDYAESLLENILGKDWQDYFHVAMMYARKPGYFTKEQTERPFYSIVNNKEGDEVNEIQTGCKYLQGSVHTFHSYLKKMSGKENPKVAYFGDSVRSDVLPPQSVGWHPFLILEEMEAEGLSEDSKDQTDGPPTKRGKIAGPSTTEKEFITSSIWGSFFTDQTVLNLPDGSVQTGGDEHDGMNGQVDRQFESLNTLWGYFIQTYADVAIPQLDYIADLPLDHQFGTFADTTHHSAGFFPQPPETLKKK, from the exons ATGCCAGGATGTGTGGTGTGTGCCAGATTAGTGGATATTATTGACAAACAG GCAGGGAAAAGACAAGAGGAGTACACATTTTGGCCTGATGTGTTAGAATGCTTTGGCCATGTATATCAGAGGGAAAACTTTGCAG ATGATATAGGAGGGTATTTTCCAACCTACAAAGCTGATCCATTGAGGTATGTTGAACCCTGTAGTGATGCTGTTAAAGGCTGGTTTAAGAAGCTGAAGGATGCTGGAAAGGTTACATTCCTTCTTACAAGTTCACATGTTGATTACGCAGAGTCTCTACTGGAAAATATTCTAGG GAAAGATTGGCAAGATTACTTTCATGTTGCTATGATGTACGCAAGGAAACCAGGATACTTCACCAAAGAGCAAACAGAGAGACCTTTCTATTCTATTG TTAATAACAAAGAAGGAGATGAGGTGAATGAGATTCAGACAGGATGTAAGTATCTACAAGGCAGTGTTCACACTTTTCATTCATACCTCAAGAAAATGAGTGGAAAAGAAAATCCAAAG GTGGCATATTTTGGTGACAGTGTTCGTTCCGATGTTCTCCCGCCTCAATCCGTTGGATGGCATCCATTCCTCATCTTAGAAGAAATGGAAGCAGAAGGCTTGAGTGAAGATAGTAAAGATCAAACAGATGGACCACCAACTAAGAGAGGAAAGATCGCT GGTCCATCAACTACCGAGAAAGAGTTCATTACATCAAGCATATGGGGTTCATTCTTCACCGACCAGACAGTGTTAAACCTACCTGATGGGAGCGTTCAAACTGGAGGGGATGAACATGATGGTATGAATGGACAAGTTGATCGTCAGTTTGAGAGCCTGAACACATTATGGGGGTATTTCATCCAAACATATGCAGATGTAGCAATACCACAGCTTGACTATATTGCAG ATCTCCCACTTGACCACCAGTTTGGTACATTTGCGGACACGACACACCATTCAGCAGGCTTCTTCCCTCAACCTCCAGAAACTctcaagaaaaaatga